The Roseicyclus marinus genome has a segment encoding these proteins:
- a CDS encoding YgiT-type zinc finger protein has product MGLVVIRNIPAMICPICGEEYVSDETAIGLDRMRGAGFTAMGSVERMIVPVLDYCALGESE; this is encoded by the coding sequence ATGGGATTGGTCGTCATCCGCAACATCCCTGCCATGATCTGCCCGATCTGTGGCGAGGAATATGTCTCGGACGAGACGGCGATCGGGCTCGATCGGATGCGAGGCGCGGGCTTCACCGCGATGGGATCGGTCGAGCGCATGATCGTGCCCGTTCTCGATTACTGCGCCCTTGGAGAATCCGAATGA
- a CDS encoding ABC transporter ATP-binding protein — MTTSEPFVHVENVAKRWNGQLGVEDVDLSIPRGSFVALLGPSGCGKSTTLRLLSGLELPDEGTINIDGRNVTTAAPSERNLSMVFQSYALFPHLSVAENVVFGLKVRKVRAPERQEKLRRALEITGLLGYEARKPGELSGGQRQRVALARAIVANQPLCLMDEPLSNLDAKLRASVRKDIKKLQVDLGITVIYVTHDQTEAMSMADIVVLMKDGRIQQTGAPEDLYYRPANTFVAEFVGSPPMALIEGTALKGYERYDKVGLRAENVQVAEAGKGRLICRVSECEFLGSETFVGLTHASASGLTVSMPGLRNIPAGEELEITFADEDLHFFDSSGQRIIPQTGAAAG; from the coding sequence ATGACCACAAGCGAGCCCTTCGTGCATGTCGAGAATGTAGCCAAGCGCTGGAACGGTCAGCTCGGTGTCGAAGATGTTGATCTTTCGATTCCACGCGGCTCTTTCGTGGCGCTTCTCGGGCCTTCGGGCTGTGGCAAGTCTACGACGCTGCGCCTCTTGTCTGGTCTGGAATTGCCCGACGAGGGCACGATCAACATCGACGGCCGCAACGTGACGACCGCTGCACCGTCCGAGCGCAACCTCTCGATGGTGTTCCAGTCCTACGCACTGTTTCCTCATCTGAGCGTCGCCGAAAACGTGGTATTCGGCCTGAAGGTGCGGAAGGTGCGCGCGCCCGAGCGCCAGGAAAAGCTACGTCGCGCGTTGGAGATCACGGGCCTGCTCGGCTACGAGGCGCGCAAGCCTGGCGAGTTGTCTGGCGGTCAGCGGCAGCGCGTGGCGCTTGCCCGCGCCATCGTGGCTAACCAGCCTCTGTGCCTGATGGACGAGCCGCTGTCTAACCTCGACGCAAAGCTGCGCGCGTCGGTGCGCAAGGACATCAAGAAGCTGCAGGTCGATCTCGGGATCACCGTCATCTACGTCACCCATGACCAGACCGAAGCAATGAGTATGGCCGATATAGTCGTTCTGATGAAGGATGGACGAATTCAGCAGACCGGAGCGCCCGAGGACCTCTATTACCGCCCCGCCAACACGTTTGTCGCGGAATTCGTCGGCTCGCCGCCGATGGCGCTGATCGAGGGTACGGCGCTGAAGGGCTACGAGAGATACGACAAGGTCGGCCTGCGTGCGGAGAACGTTCAAGTGGCCGAGGCCGGCAAAGGCCGACTGATCTGCCGCGTTTCGGAATGTGAGTTTCTTGGCTCGGAAACCTTCGTGGGTCTGACGCATGCCTCGGCGTCCGGGCTGACGGTCAGCATGCCGGGGCTGCGCAACATACCCGCCGGCGAGGAACTAGAGATTACCTTTGCAGATGAGGACCTGCACTTTTTCGACTCCAGCGGCCAGAGGATCATACCGCAGACGGGCGCGGCCGCAGGCTAA
- a CDS encoding IS6 family transposase, giving the protein MTKRSPFKYFKTSPEIIRLAVMLYVRFPLSLRNVEDLLNERGIDVSHETVRFWWRKFGPMFASEIRARRIEGMQSSRWRWHLDEMFVKINGEQHYLWRAVDHEGEVLESFVTKRRDRKAALKFLRKAMRRHGRPESVVTDKLRSYGAAMRDIGNANRQETGRWLNNRAENSHLPFRRRERAMLRFRRMRSLQLFASVHASVTNHFNADRSLSSRPWFKANRSAALAEWRGLCVE; this is encoded by the coding sequence ATGACCAAACGTTCGCCTTTCAAGTACTTCAAAACCAGCCCCGAAATCATCAGGCTTGCAGTGATGCTCTACGTCCGGTTCCCGCTGTCGTTGCGAAACGTCGAAGATCTTCTGAACGAACGCGGTATCGACGTCAGTCACGAAACCGTACGGTTCTGGTGGCGCAAATTCGGTCCGATGTTCGCCTCCGAAATCCGGGCGCGGCGGATCGAGGGGATGCAGTCCAGCCGTTGGAGATGGCACCTGGACGAGATGTTCGTGAAGATCAATGGCGAGCAGCACTACCTGTGGCGGGCGGTGGATCACGAGGGTGAGGTGCTCGAAAGCTTCGTGACCAAGCGCCGTGATCGCAAAGCGGCATTGAAATTCCTCAGAAAAGCAATGCGCAGGCACGGTCGACCTGAGTCAGTCGTCACCGACAAGCTTCGGTCCTACGGCGCGGCGATGAGGGACATCGGCAACGCGAACCGCCAGGAAACCGGTCGATGGCTGAACAATCGGGCCGAGAACTCACACTTGCCGTTCCGACGACGGGAGCGGGCGATGCTCCGCTTCCGGCGGATGCGAAGTCTGCAGTTGTTCGCCTCCGTCCATGCATCCGTCACCAACCACTTCAACGCCGATCGCAGTCTCTCAAGCCGACCCTGGTTCAAGGCCAACCGCTCTGCCGCCCTCGCCGAGTGGCGCGGTCTTTGTGTGGAATAG
- a CDS encoding HAD-IIA family hydrolase: MENVAGIFQRYEAVRQRLPVASFEGKTRNITSLLDITDEIDAFVFDAFGVLNVGDVPIPGAAARLDQLRALGCAIRILSNAASYNHDRAVEKFRNLGMTVAPDEIVTSRDATLPALAPGIWGCIAAPSDDLSDVPAKTVRLLDDPTDYASVDAFLFLSTEIWTPDRQGFLLKALERQPRPVVIANADLVAPREGGFTLEPGHFGHLLLDEGIPDVRFLGKPFSEVYEMVEASLPGTSTERIAMCGDTLHTDILGAAARGWRSVLVSRDGLFAGEYAPAYCLSSNIRPTWHLSRI; this comes from the coding sequence ATGGAAAACGTTGCAGGCATCTTTCAACGCTACGAGGCTGTTCGCCAGCGCTTGCCTGTGGCATCTTTTGAGGGGAAAACTCGCAACATTACGTCTTTGCTCGACATTACCGACGAGATCGACGCCTTCGTCTTCGACGCTTTTGGCGTGTTGAATGTCGGAGATGTGCCCATCCCAGGCGCGGCCGCTCGACTGGATCAGCTGCGCGCCCTCGGATGTGCCATCCGGATCCTGTCAAACGCTGCGAGCTATAATCATGATCGCGCCGTGGAAAAGTTTCGCAACTTGGGGATGACGGTCGCGCCCGATGAAATCGTGACCAGCCGCGACGCGACGCTGCCGGCATTGGCTCCCGGGATTTGGGGATGCATCGCGGCGCCATCCGACGACCTGTCTGACGTACCCGCTAAGACCGTCAGACTGCTGGATGATCCCACCGACTACGCCTCTGTCGATGCCTTCCTCTTCCTGTCGACCGAGATCTGGACCCCGGACCGCCAAGGTTTCTTGTTGAAAGCGCTGGAACGGCAGCCAAGGCCGGTGGTGATTGCGAATGCCGACCTCGTGGCGCCACGCGAAGGCGGCTTCACGCTGGAGCCTGGCCACTTCGGTCATTTACTATTGGACGAGGGCATTCCGGACGTTCGTTTCCTCGGGAAGCCCTTTTCTGAGGTCTACGAAATGGTTGAGGCCTCCTTACCAGGTACCTCCACAGAACGCATAGCGATGTGCGGGGACACCCTGCACACTGACATCTTGGGTGCCGCCGCACGCGGATGGCGCTCCGTGCTCGTGTCTAGGGATGGGCTGTTTGCCGGGGAATACGCGCCGGCATACTGCCTGTCGTCAAATATCCGGCCCACCTGGCATCTATCCCGGATCTGA
- a CDS encoding BON domain-containing protein — MKDIDLRKDVLDELEYEPSIDAADIGVAVENGTVTLTGHVRTYAQKQTAERIVKHVKGVLAIAQEIEVRPAGSHLTADDEIAKRAVSSLNWNASVPRDKVQVTVENGHVTLSGTVTWYFEKEAAAKAVQNLAGVKDVTNLILIKPSVSPTDVRQRIENALKRDAELEAKRIQVQVTDSKVTLEGRVRNWAERDAATRAAWAAPGVVNVVDHIIIGA; from the coding sequence ATGAAGGATATCGACCTGAGAAAGGATGTCCTCGACGAACTCGAATACGAACCCAGCATCGACGCTGCCGATATTGGCGTGGCTGTCGAAAATGGCACCGTGACGCTGACCGGCCATGTTCGCACCTATGCGCAAAAGCAAACTGCCGAACGCATCGTCAAGCATGTGAAGGGCGTTCTTGCCATCGCCCAGGAAATCGAGGTGCGACCGGCGGGCAGCCACTTGACGGCCGACGACGAGATCGCAAAGCGCGCGGTCAGTTCCCTGAACTGGAATGCTTCGGTGCCGCGGGACAAGGTTCAGGTCACGGTCGAGAATGGCCATGTGACCCTCAGCGGCACAGTGACGTGGTATTTCGAGAAGGAGGCTGCCGCAAAAGCCGTCCAGAACCTTGCAGGCGTCAAGGACGTGACGAACCTGATCCTCATCAAACCGTCGGTCAGCCCGACTGACGTTCGTCAGAGGATCGAGAATGCCCTCAAACGCGACGCCGAGCTCGAGGCGAAACGCATCCAAGTGCAGGTCACTGACAGCAAGGTGACCCTCGAGGGACGCGTGCGCAACTGGGCCGAGCGTGACGCTGCCACGCGTGCGGCTTGGGCAGCACCGGGGGTCGTGAACGTAGTCGATCACATCATCATCGGTGCCTGA
- a CDS encoding cation-translocating P-type ATPase, which yields MIEHREQDTRATKGLSEAEAKARFAADGPNELPSRHERTGLRIFLDVMREPMLALLVAGGAIYAAFGETRDAAALLVFACLSILITLVQEWRSEKVLAALRDLSSPRALVIRDGRRQRIAGRDVVRGDIILLSEGDRIPADATLLSASDLQADESLLTGEALPVRKRATTGAGEVQILPGGDNLPFVFSGTLVVRGKGLAEVSATGALTEIGKIGRSLASIRAEPPRLYAQTRRIVFLFAIAGAAVSLLVGGLYAYLRDDWFEAVLAGIAIGMSMLPEEFPVVLAIFMAMGAWRLSKARVLTRRAAAIEALGAATILCADKTGTLTQNRMAIRQVRLPDGRACAVDGAQTVRPDYVEVLHVGLLACDPQPFDPMELAFHDIAAPAAGRNGLTLLRSYAVHPDLLAMSQVWQGDASAPRIIATKGAPEAVFALCRLSPAVRAAAARDVDTMAASGLRVLAIAYGTTMDDLPDCQQDLHPTFLGLVGLADPLRASVPQAIAECRRAGIQVKMITGDYPVTAAAVAHVAGLDRVAPLTGQDLDRLDDAELGERLRRSDVFARIMPHQKLRIVNTLKAQNEVVAMTGDGVNDALSLKAAHIGIAMGARGTDVAREASAIVLLDDDFGSIVQAIRLGRRIYDNLRKAVGFIFAVHLPIAGLAIAPLLFGFPVILGPIHIAFLEMVIDPVCTLVFEVEDEEKDIMDRPPRNPSERLFSSRLIGWSVAQGMVAFAAVMIILVWGSQRQMREDELRAITFLALVMVIIALIFVNRSFSGWTLATGGKLKPALLVVLAAVTGTLAVATLWPPAQDLFRFGALHRQDVIMTISAGLVVLVVLEAMKPLWRLRRPRRAQSLVG from the coding sequence ATGATCGAACATCGGGAACAGGATACACGGGCGACGAAAGGCTTGAGCGAGGCGGAGGCCAAAGCCCGTTTTGCTGCGGATGGGCCGAACGAGCTGCCTTCCAGACACGAGCGGACTGGATTGCGCATCTTCCTCGACGTTATGCGAGAGCCGATGCTTGCCCTCCTCGTTGCAGGTGGCGCGATCTATGCAGCGTTCGGTGAGACACGCGATGCGGCTGCCCTGTTGGTCTTTGCCTGTCTTTCCATACTCATAACTCTCGTGCAGGAGTGGCGCAGCGAAAAGGTGCTCGCAGCCCTTCGCGACCTCAGTAGCCCTCGTGCCCTCGTTATCCGCGACGGAAGGCGCCAGCGCATCGCGGGGCGGGACGTGGTGCGGGGGGATATCATCCTCCTCAGCGAGGGAGACCGCATTCCTGCCGACGCAACCCTACTTTCCGCTTCAGATCTCCAAGCTGATGAATCCCTGCTGACCGGAGAGGCGCTTCCCGTCCGAAAGCGTGCGACAACTGGTGCGGGCGAGGTGCAGATCCTGCCGGGCGGGGACAATTTGCCGTTCGTATTCTCCGGAACGCTTGTTGTGCGTGGAAAAGGCTTGGCAGAAGTCAGCGCTACGGGTGCTTTGACCGAGATCGGCAAGATCGGCAGATCCCTTGCCTCCATACGAGCGGAACCCCCGCGACTCTACGCCCAAACCCGCCGGATAGTATTCCTTTTCGCCATTGCTGGCGCAGCGGTCAGTCTGCTTGTCGGTGGGCTCTATGCCTACCTGCGTGACGATTGGTTCGAGGCAGTTCTGGCTGGTATCGCGATAGGGATGTCGATGCTGCCGGAGGAATTTCCTGTGGTCTTGGCTATCTTCATGGCAATGGGCGCTTGGCGATTGTCGAAAGCGCGCGTCCTGACGCGTCGGGCGGCTGCGATCGAGGCTCTGGGAGCCGCTACAATCTTGTGTGCCGACAAAACGGGAACCCTCACCCAGAACCGTATGGCGATCCGGCAGGTCCGCCTGCCGGACGGGCGGGCCTGCGCGGTTGATGGCGCTCAGACCGTCCGCCCTGACTACGTCGAGGTCCTGCACGTTGGCCTTCTTGCCTGTGACCCACAGCCGTTTGACCCGATGGAGCTGGCCTTCCATGACATTGCTGCGCCGGCCGCCGGGCGGAACGGTCTGACGCTCCTACGATCCTATGCTGTGCATCCCGACCTTCTGGCCATGTCCCAAGTCTGGCAAGGTGACGCATCAGCCCCGCGCATCATTGCAACCAAAGGCGCGCCCGAGGCCGTCTTTGCCCTTTGTCGCCTTTCCCCGGCTGTCCGCGCGGCAGCGGCGCGGGACGTCGATACAATGGCGGCCTCTGGCCTGCGCGTGCTGGCCATCGCGTATGGCACGACGATGGATGATCTGCCGGACTGCCAGCAGGACCTGCACCCGACGTTTCTCGGCCTGGTCGGCCTCGCCGATCCTTTGCGTGCCAGCGTCCCACAAGCCATTGCAGAATGCCGCCGTGCAGGGATCCAGGTGAAGATGATTACCGGCGATTATCCCGTCACGGCCGCAGCTGTCGCGCACGTCGCGGGGCTGGACCGGGTCGCCCCACTGACAGGGCAGGACCTGGACAGGCTTGACGATGCGGAGCTCGGCGAACGTCTGCGTCGCAGTGATGTCTTCGCCCGTATCATGCCGCACCAAAAACTGCGGATCGTCAACACGCTCAAGGCGCAAAACGAGGTCGTGGCAATGACGGGCGACGGGGTGAATGATGCACTCTCCCTGAAAGCGGCCCATATCGGCATTGCGATGGGTGCGCGTGGCACGGACGTAGCGCGCGAAGCCTCGGCCATCGTATTGCTGGATGATGATTTCGGGTCAATCGTCCAGGCCATCCGTCTTGGTCGCCGCATCTACGACAACCTTCGCAAGGCTGTAGGCTTCATATTTGCTGTTCACCTGCCGATTGCGGGGCTTGCCATCGCACCGCTGCTTTTTGGCTTCCCGGTTATCCTCGGGCCGATCCACATCGCTTTTCTGGAAATGGTGATCGACCCCGTCTGCACGCTGGTTTTCGAGGTCGAGGATGAGGAAAAAGATATAATGGATAGGCCGCCCCGCAACCCGTCCGAACGTCTCTTTTCGTCGCGTCTCATCGGCTGGAGCGTTGCACAGGGCATGGTCGCGTTTGCTGCTGTGATGATCATTCTAGTCTGGGGGAGCCAACGGCAGATGCGTGAGGACGAATTACGGGCAATAACGTTTCTCGCCCTGGTAATGGTGATCATCGCCCTGATCTTTGTGAATCGCTCTTTCAGTGGCTGGACCCTCGCCACTGGAGGAAAACTGAAACCAGCGCTTCTTGTCGTGCTCGCTGCGGTAACAGGGACCCTGGCAGTAGCTACGCTGTGGCCTCCGGCGCAGGATCTTTTCCGTTTTGGCGCGCTTCATCGTCAGGATGTCATCATGACGATAAGCGCTGGACTGGTCGTCCTCGTGGTGCTTGAGGCGATGAAACCGCTTTGGCGGCTCCGCAGGCCAAGGCGGGCGCAAAGTCTCGTGGGATGA
- a CDS encoding thiamine pyrophosphate-dependent dehydrogenase E1 component subunit alpha — MEAEAISRKDLRDGISRRGFMQIAGMAGVAVGVAGGIARAEGAIGYHAMDLSDEDLTQMLRTILRIRWHERTMADRMLSDPNYRAYNHFYAGQEAVATGVCAALRNEGPFDQIDLVYSTHRPTGHALAKGVDMGRMQAEFDFRATGINGGYAAEMHISDPSVGFIGADGMIGPGHVIATGSAFAFRARGSDQVSVVFGGDGTYATPHFHSALNNARLLDLPFIYVLENNLYHQYAHYSYSCPHTDIADAARAYGIPARVVDGQDVFQVYNAAKEAVDRARAGGGPTFIEAKTYRYYNHWGAPGADVGQLGAFGYDPLAITSFRPEREVRAWMQRDPVDIARDTLIDWGVLTAEGAEMLEAEVRSEVDTAFAWAAEQPLCTPEDGLRHVFVEGEVIPRQIA, encoded by the coding sequence ATGGAAGCGGAGGCCATTAGCCGAAAGGATCTACGCGACGGGATCAGTCGTCGTGGCTTTATGCAAATCGCCGGAATGGCTGGCGTGGCGGTCGGGGTCGCTGGCGGCATCGCACGCGCAGAGGGTGCGATTGGATACCATGCAATGGATCTGTCAGACGAAGATCTGACGCAGATGCTCCGGACGATCCTTCGGATCCGCTGGCACGAGCGAACGATGGCCGACCGGATGCTGAGCGACCCGAATTACAGGGCTTACAACCATTTCTATGCGGGACAGGAAGCTGTGGCGACCGGTGTCTGCGCCGCGTTGCGGAACGAGGGCCCCTTCGATCAGATCGACCTCGTCTATTCGACACACCGCCCAACGGGACATGCTCTGGCCAAGGGTGTGGACATGGGGCGGATGCAGGCGGAATTCGACTTTCGCGCGACGGGCATCAACGGCGGTTACGCGGCCGAGATGCACATTTCAGATCCCTCGGTCGGCTTCATCGGGGCCGATGGCATGATTGGCCCGGGTCATGTGATCGCCACCGGATCAGCCTTCGCCTTTCGCGCACGGGGTTCGGACCAGGTGTCGGTCGTCTTTGGCGGAGACGGCACCTATGCCACGCCGCATTTTCATTCGGCACTCAACAACGCCCGCCTTCTCGATCTGCCCTTCATCTACGTGCTCGAGAACAATCTTTATCATCAGTACGCGCATTATTCCTATTCCTGCCCCCATACGGACATCGCGGATGCCGCGCGCGCCTATGGAATTCCGGCGCGCGTTGTCGACGGGCAGGACGTCTTTCAGGTCTACAATGCCGCCAAGGAGGCCGTGGACCGGGCCCGGGCCGGTGGCGGGCCGACCTTCATCGAGGCCAAGACCTATCGCTACTACAACCACTGGGGCGCGCCCGGCGCCGATGTCGGTCAGCTCGGGGCATTCGGCTATGACCCGCTGGCGATCACGTCCTTCCGCCCCGAACGCGAGGTGCGCGCGTGGATGCAGCGCGACCCGGTCGATATCGCCCGGGACACCCTTATCGACTGGGGCGTTCTGACCGCCGAAGGGGCCGAAATGCTGGAGGCCGAGGTTCGCTCCGAGGTGGATACCGCCTTCGCCTGGGCTGCCGAGCAACCGCTCTGCACCCCTGAGGACGGGCTCCGGCATGTCTTTGTGGAAGGCGAGGTCATCCCTCGTCAGATCGCTTGA
- a CDS encoding universal stress protein, whose product MTHRTFLLVVFDKLEAAWLVDRAAETASGFNAHLTVLHPFAPLVFPAGIQSEPTVFSKMLDWEETESRAIRIKVEEALRRNALQGEYRAQDALFGAEAYLLHAARAADVVLVGATAERSPDERTLAHRLVREAGRPFLVLGRGASIAGPAQRILMGWNDTREATRAIHDAIGMTAPGAEVTLVSLHSAADEVSPMAGGLQDLAAALDRLGFRVTITDRPANPDARAAELLRCARDMDAELLVTGAFGHSQIYDFFIGAVTRHLLDGAPIPIFLSG is encoded by the coding sequence ATGACACATAGAACGTTTCTTCTCGTCGTTTTCGACAAGCTCGAGGCAGCTTGGTTGGTCGACCGGGCCGCCGAAACAGCATCTGGCTTCAACGCCCATTTGACCGTTTTGCACCCGTTTGCCCCCCTTGTTTTTCCGGCCGGCATTCAGTCGGAACCGACCGTCTTTTCCAAAATGCTCGATTGGGAGGAGACGGAGTCGCGCGCGATCCGCATCAAGGTGGAAGAGGCACTGAGACGGAACGCGCTCCAGGGGGAATACCGGGCGCAAGACGCTCTATTCGGTGCGGAAGCCTATCTGCTTCACGCTGCGCGCGCGGCAGATGTCGTCTTGGTCGGCGCAACCGCCGAGCGCTCACCTGATGAGCGAACCCTTGCTCATCGCTTGGTCCGGGAAGCAGGGCGGCCCTTCCTCGTCTTGGGGCGCGGCGCATCTATTGCCGGTCCCGCACAGCGGATCTTGATGGGGTGGAATGATACCCGCGAGGCGACGCGTGCGATTCATGATGCCATCGGCATGACGGCGCCCGGGGCCGAAGTTACGCTTGTGTCACTTCATTCTGCTGCAGACGAGGTTTCGCCAATGGCTGGCGGTCTCCAGGACCTCGCGGCGGCGCTCGACAGGCTCGGGTTCCGCGTGACGATCACGGACCGCCCGGCCAATCCCGATGCTCGGGCCGCGGAATTGCTCCGCTGCGCGCGCGACATGGATGCAGAGCTGCTGGTTACCGGTGCATTCGGCCATTCGCAGATTTATGATTTTTTCATCGGGGCGGTAACGCGTCACCTACTGGACGGAGCCCCCATCCCGATATTCCTATCGGGTTGA
- a CDS encoding alpha-ketoacid dehydrogenase subunit beta: MTEKTWMYSVLEAVQWEMRNDPAMTWIYELTPPVATNAGMPVINLETEFGRRRVVNTGIDENWMASAVLGAGLAGSRAATYIPYQGAGMPYQVIQNHAGKLRHMTGGKASMPVVFVIEMTGQTPGFAGQHSDYEVDTIYAHIPGVRTVVPSTPYDAKGMMHAALRSPDPVVFLYPAGLRMLSEEVPDEPYEVPLTRAAVRQEGSDLTIVGSGAGMPDVLEAAATLTSEGMSVEVIDLRVLKEMDTETLVTSVAKTRRLLAVDQSYYTLGPAAEVVARCAEAVEGARFRRIAFPDAPPPASPEMFTWMRPDATRIADAARKMV; the protein is encoded by the coding sequence ATGACCGAAAAGACCTGGATGTATTCGGTGCTTGAGGCCGTCCAGTGGGAAATGCGGAATGATCCGGCAATGACCTGGATCTACGAATTGACCCCGCCGGTTGCCACCAACGCCGGGATGCCCGTGATCAACCTCGAGACCGAATTCGGTCGTCGTAGGGTGGTCAATACCGGCATCGATGAAAACTGGATGGCTTCGGCAGTGCTCGGGGCCGGTCTCGCAGGGTCGCGCGCGGCGACATACATTCCCTACCAGGGCGCAGGAATGCCCTACCAGGTGATCCAGAACCATGCGGGAAAACTGCGGCATATGACAGGTGGCAAGGCCTCGATGCCCGTGGTCTTCGTGATCGAGATGACAGGCCAGACACCGGGGTTCGCCGGTCAGCACAGCGACTACGAGGTGGATACGATCTATGCCCACATCCCCGGTGTGCGCACCGTGGTGCCATCCACCCCCTATGACGCCAAGGGGATGATGCATGCCGCCTTGCGAAGCCCGGATCCCGTCGTGTTTCTTTATCCGGCGGGATTGCGGATGCTGTCCGAGGAGGTACCGGACGAACCCTACGAGGTTCCCCTGACGCGGGCCGCAGTCCGGCAGGAAGGCAGCGACCTGACCATCGTCGGATCGGGTGCCGGAATGCCGGACGTGCTGGAGGCCGCCGCCACGCTGACCTCCGAAGGGATGTCGGTCGAAGTGATCGACCTTCGTGTCCTCAAGGAAATGGACACGGAAACACTCGTTACCTCGGTCGCCAAGACCCGCCGCCTTCTCGCGGTTGACCAGAGTTACTACACCCTAGGCCCCGCTGCGGAGGTCGTGGCCCGGTGCGCCGAGGCCGTCGAGGGCGCGCGGTTCCGACGGATCGCCTTTCCGGACGCCCCACCCCCTGCTTCACCCGAAATGTTCACATGGATGAGGCCTGACGCGACACGGATCGCCGATGCCGCCCGAAAGATGGTGTGA
- a CDS encoding DeoR/GlpR family DNA-binding transcription regulator → MASKKIRRRDLIQQIVQERGAISVGALAEMLGVSTQTIRRDLDMLGDDDGLRRAHGRIELAEDRLNTPFDQRAGTNLVGKRAIGEIAASRIPDGATLFISIGSTALSVARALHRRKELTVITNNLSAAMVLSEEVSNRIILPGGELRLPDRDFVGEEVVAFFARYRAEFAIFGTAGVDADGGLLEFHQAEVRATERLRQNAATSLLVIDHSKFGRLAPAMGCNITDIDLVVCDRAPGEDFSPLVETMNGRIIFAEDNE, encoded by the coding sequence GTGGCCTCGAAAAAGATCAGACGGCGGGACTTGATCCAGCAGATCGTGCAGGAACGAGGCGCAATCAGCGTTGGGGCCCTTGCCGAAATGCTGGGCGTCTCGACCCAGACGATTCGCCGCGATCTCGACATGCTCGGCGATGACGACGGGTTGCGTCGTGCCCATGGCCGGATCGAGCTGGCCGAGGACCGGCTAAACACTCCCTTCGATCAGCGCGCCGGAACCAATCTGGTTGGCAAGCGCGCCATCGGCGAGATTGCGGCGTCTCGGATCCCAGATGGTGCAACGCTTTTCATCTCGATCGGTTCGACGGCCTTGAGCGTGGCCCGGGCGCTGCACCGGCGCAAGGAGTTGACAGTCATCACGAACAACCTGAGCGCAGCGATGGTGCTGAGCGAGGAAGTCTCCAACCGGATCATTCTTCCCGGGGGCGAACTACGTCTTCCAGACCGCGATTTCGTCGGCGAGGAGGTCGTCGCATTCTTTGCCCGTTACCGCGCCGAGTTCGCGATTTTCGGTACGGCCGGTGTCGATGCGGATGGCGGATTGCTGGAATTCCATCAGGCGGAGGTGCGAGCGACCGAACGGCTCCGACAAAATGCCGCAACCTCCCTTCTGGTTATCGACCACAGCAAGTTCGGGCGTCTTGCCCCGGCCATGGGCTGCAACATCACTGATATAGATCTCGTGGTCTGCGACCGCGCCCCCGGCGAAGATTTCTCCCCGCTAGTCGAGACGATGAATGGCCGCATCATCTTTGCAGAGGACAACGAATGA